AGGGTCAGCGGCCGGCCCGCAAGATGGGGCAGAATCCACTCGGCGATATCCTCGTAGAAGAGCGCGAGCTCGCGCTTGGTGATTCCTTGTTCGGGATAGAGGACGCGGTCCGGATGCGAGAGAGCGATCCCGGCGATTTTCATCACGGCCTCATGAACATTTCCATTGTTGGATTTTGCACTGCCCGACGACGCCGGCAACGGCCGCTCGCTGATTATTTTTGCCGCGGGCTTGTCCTCGCGGAGCCCCTTAAAAGATGGATGGCGCAACAGGCCGTCGCGAGTCCAGCCGGAGAACTCGATCTCCCCCACTAGCTCCGGCCTCACCCAATGTAATCTCTCGCGCGCAGTTCCGCGAGGCGGATTGGAAAACGGCGGAGACTCTACGGCGATCCGATCCAGGCGGGAGCGGAGCTGCGCCAGAGATTCGTGCGTAAATCCGGTGCCGACCCGCCCGGCATAGACCAACTCGCCTCTATCGTTGTATACGCCGAGAAGCAGCGCGCCCAACCCCACGCGCGAGCCCGCGGGATCGGTGAAGCCGCCGACTACGAACTCCTGGCTCGCGTGGCATTTGGTTTTCACCCATTCGCGTCCGCGGCCCGGACGATACAGCGACTCCTTTTGTTTGGAGATCACCCCCTCGAGCCCAAGCTGGCAGGCGCGGCGGTATAGCGCTTCGCCTTGGCCGACGATGTGATCGCTGAAGCGGATCGTTCCGGCGGCTTTTTTCAGGACCTTGGCCAGCACATTTTTGCGCGCCAGAAGCGGGGCGCGCGTCAAATCGTATCCGTCGAGATGCAGGAGATCGAAAACAAAGTAAGTCAGGCGTTCCGTTTTGTTTTTGCTGAGCGCTTCTTGGAGCGACTGAAAGTTCGTCGCGCCGTCTTTTTCCACGACGACGATTTCTCCGTCGAGCATGGCCTGATCGACGGGCAGATGGGCGGCGTCGCCGCCGAGCTTACCGAAGCGATGAGTCCAGTCCTTGCCTTCGCGGGTAAAAAATTTTACCTGTCCCGCCTGGACTCGGCAGAGCGCCCGATATCCGTCGAATTTGATCTCATGCAGCCACTCATCACCTGCGGGGACTGCGTTCACGAGAGTGGCCAGTTGCGGGCGGATAAAATCGGGAAGTCCGGCTTTCCTTACGCCGGGAAGATTGTCGACGAGCCCTGTTTCTTTATTTGGCTTTTTGCTTCGGCCGGCCTTCACGCCACCGAGAATACCCGGCAAACTGGTTATAAGTCCACCGCCCGGGGCTTCGTAAGCTTCTCTACCCGATTCGAGCGGGTGATGAAAATCGCGATCTTGTCGGTAGGACCGAAGCGCCATAAACATACTATGGATCGAACCATCACGTGATGGCGGGCCGGTGAGGCAACCCGCAACGTCCGCGATAAACCCTTTTTCTTTTTTCCCGCCTTTTCTTCGATCGTTTGCCGGTCGCGGCGGCCGATTTCTTGCTCATT
The genomic region above belongs to Candidatus Binatia bacterium and contains:
- the ligD gene encoding DNA ligase D, translated to MKAGRSKKPNKETGLVDNLPGVRKAGLPDFIRPQLATLVNAVPAGDEWLHEIKFDGYRALCRVQAGQVKFFTREGKDWTHRFGKLGGDAAHLPVDQAMLDGEIVVVEKDGATNFQSLQEALSKNKTERLTYFVFDLLHLDGYDLTRAPLLARKNVLAKVLKKAAGTIRFSDHIVGQGEALYRRACQLGLEGVISKQKESLYRPGRGREWVKTKCHASQEFVVGGFTDPAGSRVGLGALLLGVYNDRGELVYAGRVGTGFTHESLAQLRSRLDRIAVESPPFSNPPRGTARERLHWVRPELVGEIEFSGWTRDGLLRHPSFKGLREDKPAAKIISERPLPASSGSAKSNNGNVHEAVMKIAGIALSHPDRVLYPEQGITKRELALFYEDIAEWILPHLAGRPLTLVRCPEGYQKECFYQKHVGENLPDWVRRVAIKEKGSVGKYVVVDSLPGLISLVQMGVLEIHTWGSRSDRIEQPDRLTFDLDPDPELPWKRMIEAARSLRRMLGGLGLNGFVKTTGGKGLHVVVPIVRKYEWDEIKEFSKRVAGQMTREAPDRYLATMSKARRNGKIFIDYLRNGRGATAVAAYSTRARAGAAVSTPLTWEEVAAGVGPDRFNVRNLRRRLARLKKDPWENYESARRPITAATMKEVARGEK